GTGGCAACGGCAAGAGCCAGATTCTTGGCACCGCCGGCTTCATCAAGCTAGTTCGTCGCAACAACGGTCCGATTATCGGCGTTCACATGATTGGATCACGTGTCGGCGAGCAGATCGGCGAAGCACAACTTATTGTGAACTGGGAGGCTTATCCTGAGGATGTCGCAACCCTGGTACACGCCCACCCAACCATGAATGAAGCAATCGGAGAGGCTCACCTAGCCATCGCCGGCAAGCCACTTCACGCCCACGCATAAAGAATATTTCCCACAAGGAGCAGCATTAAATGAGTGAATCAGTAGTACTTCCAGCGCTGGGTGAAAGCGTGACCGAGGGAACTGTTACCCGTTGGCTAAAGAAGGTCGGTGACAGCGTTGCCGTAGACGAACCTCTAGTAGAGGTTTCCACCGACAAGGTTGATACCGAGATTCCTTCGCCAGTCGCCGGTGTTATTGAGCAGATTTTGGTTCAAGAAGACGAAACCGTTCAGGTTGGCGCGGTCCTAGTAGTAATTGGAGACGGTTCAGGTTCTGCCGCTGCTCCAGTTGCAGACTCGCCAGCGGCAGCTCCGGTTGCAGCTGAGCCAGTTGTGGCCCCTGTTGTTGCAGCGCCTGTTGCTCCACCGGTTGCAGCAGTTGTTGCTGCTCCAGTTGCACCAGTTGTTCCTCCAGTTGTTGCAGCTCCTGTGGTTGCTCCAGTGGCACCAGTTGCTCCGGCTCCAGCTGTGACCACTCCATCAGTTACTTCAGATGCTGGCTACGTGACACCACTGGTGCGCAAGCTGGCTAATGAGACCGGCATTGACTTGACCCAAATCGCTGGCACTGGCGTTGGTGGTCGTATCCGTAAGGATGACGTTCTCGCCGCTCAGTCAGCGCCTACACAGGCTGTTCAAGCTGCTCCGTCTGCGCCAATTCACACCCCTGCCGAGGCGTCACCGCTTCGTGGAACCACTGCTCCGATGTCTCGCCTACGCAAGGTACTTGCCGAACGAGCAGTTGCGTCTATGGTCTCTACGGCACAGCTGACCACGGTTGTTGAGGTGGATGTCACCAAGATCGCTTTGCTCCGACAGCGTGTACAGGCCGACTTCGTTGCCAAATCTGGTGGCAAATTGAACTTCATGCCATTCTTTGCTCTTGCCGCGGCCGAGGCCCTTCGCGTTCACCCGAAGCTAAACGCAACAATCGATGGCGACAACATTGTTTACCACGGTACCGAGAACATCTCATTTGCGGTTGACACTGAAAAGGGACTGCTCA
This portion of the Rhodoluna limnophila genome encodes:
- the sucB gene encoding 2-oxoglutarate dehydrogenase, E2 component, dihydrolipoamide succinyltransferase; the encoded protein is MSESVVLPALGESVTEGTVTRWLKKVGDSVAVDEPLVEVSTDKVDTEIPSPVAGVIEQILVQEDETVQVGAVLVVIGDGSGSAAAPVADSPAAAPVAAEPVVAPVVAAPVAPPVAAVVAAPVAPVVPPVVAAPVVAPVAPVAPAPAVTTPSVTSDAGYVTPLVRKLANETGIDLTQIAGTGVGGRIRKDDVLAAQSAPTQAVQAAPSAPIHTPAEASPLRGTTAPMSRLRKVLAERAVASMVSTAQLTTVVEVDVTKIALLRQRVQADFVAKSGGKLNFMPFFALAAAEALRVHPKLNATIDGDNIVYHGTENISFAVDTEKGLLTPVIRDAASLNIMQTAQQIADLAGRTRANQLKPDELGGGTFTLTNTGSRGALFDTPVVFLPQVAILGTGVVTKRPVVVTDSNGQDAIAIRSMVYLALSYDHRLVDGADASRFLVDVKTRLEEANFESLLGL